The DNA sequence ACAATACTTACCGTGCCGATTTTATTTATATTAATTTAATGATTGAAGCAAATATTATTCATGCATCATTTAAAAATAATGTAAAAAAACTTTTGTTTCTCGGTTCTTCGTGTATTTATCCGAAACTTGCACCACAGCCCATAAAAGAAGAATACCTTCTTACCGGTGAACTTGAAAATACAAATGAACCTTATGCAATTGCAAAAATTGCAGGACTTAAACTTTGCGAATCATACAGAATACAGTACGATTGTAATTTTATTTCCGCAATGCCTACAAATCTTTACGGAATAAATGACAATTACGATTTGGAGAATTCACATGTGCTTCCTGCATTAATACGTAAAATGCACCTTGCAAAATGTTTGGAAAATAAAGATTTTGATGCAATAAAAAACGACTTTAAAAAAAGACCTCTCAGAAATTTAGATGTTGCTCAATTAAAAAATAATGAATTAATAGATTTGTTGGAAAAGTATGGCATTATTACAAAAGACAAAACAACTTTAAAAATATGGGGAACAGGAACTCCTTACCGCGAATTTTTAAATGTTGATGACCTTGCCGAAGCATGCGTTTTTCTTATGAATAATTATAACGAAAAAGAAATTATAAACATCGGCATTGGCGAGGACTTGACAATTAAAGAACTCGTTTTTTTGATAAAAGAAATTGTTGGCTTTAAAGGCGAAATTGATTTCGATTCCACAAAACCCGACGGCACTCCAAAAAAATTACTTGATGTTTCTAAAATAAAAAAACTCGGCTGGAAACCTACAATTTCACTTGCTGATGGGATTAAGAAAACTTATGAAACTTATAAAAGTTGATTCATGAACATTCTATTACTTGGTTCAGGAGGAAGAGAACATGCATTTGCGTGGAAAATCGCACAAAGCAAATTACTTTCTAAACTATTTATTGCTCCCGGAAATTACGGAACATCATTGTGTGGAACAAATGTTGACATTAACCCAACTGATTTCGAAAAAATAAAATCTTTTGTTGTTGAAAATAAAATCAATATGGTTGTTGTTGGTTCCGAAGACCCGCTTGTAAAAGGCATAACAGATTATTTTCTGGCAAATGAAGAATTAAAAAATATTTCGGTTATCGGTCCCGGTAAAGACGGAGCAATGCTCGAAGGCAGCAAGGATTTTGCAAAGATATTTATGAATAAATACAATATTCCTACTGCAAAATATAAAAGTTTTCAAAAAGAAAATATAAATGATGCATATAAATTTCTTGAAAGCTTAAAATCACCTTATGTTTTAAAAGCCGATGGACTTGCAGCAGGTAAAGGTGTTGTGATTGTTGATAATATTGCTGAAGCAAAAAACGAACTTAACGAGATGTTGCTGAAATCAAAATTCAGTGAAGCTAGTAAAACGGTTGTTATCGAAGAATTTTTAAAAGGAATTGAACTTTCGGTTTTTGTTTTAACTGATGGAAATTCCTATAAAATTTTACCCGAAGCAAAGGACTACAAAAGAATAGGTGAAGGAGACATCGGGCTGAATACAGGTGGAATGGGAGCAGTATCTCCGGTGCCTTTTGCAAATGAAAATTTTATGCAGCAAGTTGAGCAAAAAATTATAAAACCAACTATTGATGGATTAAAAAATGAGAAAATAAAATATAAAGGTTTCATATTTTTTGGTTTGATAAATGTTGAAGGAAATCCTTATGTTATTGAATACAATTGCCGAATGGGCGACCCAGAGTCGGAAGTGGTGATTCCGAGAATTAAAAGTGATTTACTCGAACTCTTTACAAATGTTGCAAATGAAACTTTAAGTAAAACCGATTTGATGTTTGA is a window from the Bacteroidales bacterium genome containing:
- a CDS encoding GDP-L-fucose synthase, which produces NTYRADFIYINLMIEANIIHASFKNNVKKLLFLGSSCIYPKLAPQPIKEEYLLTGELENTNEPYAIAKIAGLKLCESYRIQYDCNFISAMPTNLYGINDNYDLENSHVLPALIRKMHLAKCLENKDFDAIKNDFKKRPLRNLDVAQLKNNELIDLLEKYGIITKDKTTLKIWGTGTPYREFLNVDDLAEACVFLMNNYNEKEIINIGIGEDLTIKELVFLIKEIVGFKGEIDFDSTKPDGTPKKLLDVSKIKKLGWKPTISLADGIKKTYETYKS
- the purD gene encoding phosphoribosylamine--glycine ligase; translation: MNILLLGSGGREHAFAWKIAQSKLLSKLFIAPGNYGTSLCGTNVDINPTDFEKIKSFVVENKINMVVVGSEDPLVKGITDYFLANEELKNISVIGPGKDGAMLEGSKDFAKIFMNKYNIPTAKYKSFQKENINDAYKFLESLKSPYVLKADGLAAGKGVVIVDNIAEAKNELNEMLLKSKFSEASKTVVIEEFLKGIELSVFVLTDGNSYKILPEAKDYKRIGEGDIGLNTGGMGAVSPVPFANENFMQQVEQKIIKPTIDGLKNEKIKYKGFIFFGLINVEGNPYVIEYNCRMGDPESEVVIPRIKSDLLELFTNVANETLSKTDLMFEKKAAATVMLVSKGYPGSYEKNKIISSLDKVDGSIVFHAGTKPDNNNVLTNGGRVISVTSMDKDIKFALIKSYRNAEIINFEGKYYRKDIGKEFLYN